The following proteins come from a genomic window of Meiothermus sp. Pnk-1:
- a CDS encoding Xaa-Pro peptidase family protein: MIGQKLPEVQEFLREAEIDGWLVYDFRGTNPFAARVFGHRGTLLTRRWFLWIPARGEPQVLVHDIEFGSFPRAGYALHKYNSRQTLLQQLRNLLGAARRVAMEYSPNGNIPYVSRVDGGTLELIRSLGVEVVSSGDVLQLFLIWTPEQLANHLKAAEVLTRTKDAALELLVQHIARREPIDEYRLQQYMNRFIAEQGMDPDHPPIVGFGPGAGDPHYVPSASRSKTLEPGDAILMDLWCKVPGDNPFADITWMAFYGSPSPEFLQAFKTVLAARDTGVELLQNRLSAGQAVRGNEVDRVVREVLINGGFAANLKHRTGHSLGIQTVHGEAVHFDDFETLDERAVLPGLGFTIEPGVYFPEYGVRSEINVYSTATGIEITTARQTELDVLG; encoded by the coding sequence ATGATCGGACAGAAACTCCCTGAGGTTCAGGAATTCCTGCGTGAGGCCGAGATTGATGGCTGGCTGGTATACGACTTCCGCGGCACCAACCCCTTCGCCGCCAGGGTGTTTGGCCATAGAGGAACCCTGCTTACCCGGCGCTGGTTCTTGTGGATACCGGCTCGAGGTGAACCACAGGTTCTGGTACACGACATTGAGTTCGGTTCCTTCCCGCGGGCAGGCTACGCGCTGCACAAGTACAACAGCCGGCAGACCCTGCTCCAGCAACTGCGCAACCTGCTCGGCGCAGCCAGGAGGGTGGCCATGGAGTATTCTCCCAACGGCAATATCCCCTATGTCTCCAGGGTGGATGGGGGAACCCTCGAGCTCATTCGCTCCCTGGGTGTGGAGGTGGTGAGTTCAGGCGATGTGTTGCAGCTTTTCCTAATCTGGACACCCGAGCAACTGGCCAACCACCTCAAGGCTGCCGAAGTGCTCACCCGCACCAAGGACGCAGCGCTAGAGCTGTTGGTCCAGCACATTGCCCGCCGGGAGCCCATCGACGAGTACCGGCTTCAGCAATACATGAACCGCTTCATCGCAGAACAGGGCATGGACCCCGACCACCCGCCTATCGTGGGCTTCGGGCCGGGAGCAGGGGACCCGCACTACGTGCCCTCGGCCAGCCGCTCCAAGACCCTCGAACCCGGCGATGCCATCCTGATGGACCTGTGGTGCAAGGTGCCGGGCGACAATCCCTTCGCCGACATCACCTGGATGGCCTTCTACGGCTCACCTAGCCCAGAGTTCCTGCAGGCTTTCAAGACGGTGCTGGCCGCGCGCGATACCGGAGTAGAGTTGCTGCAAAACCGCCTTTCGGCCGGGCAGGCCGTGCGGGGAAACGAGGTGGATCGAGTCGTGCGCGAGGTGCTCATTAATGGGGGCTTCGCAGCCAATCTCAAGCACCGCACTGGGCACAGCCTAGGCATACAGACCGTCCACGGAGAGGCCGTCCACTTCGACGACTTCGAGACGCTGGATGAGCGAGCGGTGCTGCCTGGTCTGGGCTTCACTATCGAACCGGGAGTCTACTTCCCCGAGTACGGCGTGCGCAGCGAGATCAATGTCTACAGCACTGCCACAGGCATCGAGATCACCACCGCCAGGCAGACTGAGCTGGACGTGCTGGGCTGA
- a CDS encoding ABC transporter permease: protein MVGVFRSRAWYRFSRNPLSVAGLMLILLIMLLAILAPFVTPYPAHAGSFTNFTEASLPPSAKYWFGTDTIGRDILTRVIFGFRVSLMLGIVVLLLAVPVGVLLGLLAGYFGGRTEAIIMRITDVFLSVPPLVLALAVLGFLPPNLFNAMIAVTVMWWPWYTRLVYNLTRSVRTEGFVIAAEVIGAPKWHILFREILPNCTPSILTKMTLDMGFVILIGSSLSFLGLGVQPPTPDLGSMVAEGAKYLPDQWWISVFPGLAVLICVLGFNLLGDGLRDLLDVEV from the coding sequence ATGGTCGGCGTGTTCAGATCCAGGGCCTGGTACCGCTTCTCTCGGAACCCACTTTCGGTGGCGGGACTGATGCTAATCTTGTTGATCATGCTGCTAGCCATTCTGGCCCCATTTGTCACTCCCTATCCGGCCCATGCTGGCAGTTTCACTAACTTTACTGAGGCCTCGCTGCCCCCTTCGGCCAAGTACTGGTTCGGCACCGATACCATTGGGCGGGACATACTAACCCGGGTCATCTTTGGCTTTCGAGTTTCGCTCATGTTGGGGATAGTGGTTCTCTTGCTGGCGGTACCGGTAGGGGTGTTGCTAGGGCTGCTGGCAGGTTACTTCGGAGGGCGCACTGAAGCCATCATAATGCGCATTACTGACGTGTTTTTGTCTGTGCCTCCATTGGTGCTAGCCCTGGCTGTGCTAGGCTTTTTGCCGCCTAATCTGTTCAACGCGATGATAGCGGTTACGGTGATGTGGTGGCCTTGGTACACCCGCCTTGTCTACAACCTGACCCGCTCGGTGCGCACGGAAGGTTTTGTTATCGCTGCAGAGGTGATTGGAGCGCCCAAGTGGCACATCCTTTTCCGCGAAATACTTCCCAACTGCACCCCTTCGATCCTCACCAAGATGACCCTGGACATGGGTTTTGTAATCCTGATCGGCTCGAGCCTTTCCTTCCTTGGTTTGGGGGTACAGCCCCCAACCCCTGACCTTGGCTCGATGGTAGCTGAGGGAGCCAAGTACCTTCCTGACCAGTGGTGGATTTCAGTGTTTCCAGGGCTGGCTGTGCTGATTTGCGTATTGGGCTTTAACCTGCTAGGTGATGGGTTGCGTGATCTGCTGGATGTGGAGGTGTAG
- a CDS encoding cupin domain-containing protein — protein MGTVRLNKGEWVPLEGYSKHEQHELSVILSGGLEVECAGEQSMLQAGEVSLIPAGEEHRARATEDTELIWFWFGRVERVSEEDV, from the coding sequence ATGGGCACGGTCCGTCTGAATAAGGGGGAGTGGGTTCCTTTAGAGGGCTATTCCAAGCACGAGCAGCATGAGCTGTCAGTAATTTTGAGTGGCGGGCTCGAGGTCGAATGTGCCGGAGAACAGTCCATGCTTCAAGCGGGCGAGGTATCGCTAATCCCCGCGGGCGAAGAGCATAGGGCTCGGGCTACTGAGGACACTGAACTGATCTGGTTTTGGTTTGGCCGGGTTGAGCGGGTCTCAGAGGAGGACGTATGA
- a CDS encoding ABC transporter ATP-binding protein codes for MPEALLEIRGLSKHYVTRTGVVKALDGVTLDVFPGETLAVVGESGSGKTTLANLVLGAEGPTSGSLRFQGQELGTNRALGLRRQIQYVQQNPMTTLNPRRTIFQSIQVPLQTHRVGLTNDHRKRAAELLQVVGMSPEYLDRFPSALSGGQRQRVAIARALAVEPKLLVLDEPTSALDVSVQAKVLALLIELQARFRLTYVFITHDLSVVRNIADRVMVMYRGKVAEIGPTAELFRDPEHPYTRMLISSIPVVSEEEEALKPQWPWERNLALDSAAVSQGCPFAPRCPFAEQACWAQLPPLTMVREDHYSACHMVSGEIPNKLVKT; via the coding sequence GTGCCTGAGGCTTTACTCGAGATCCGTGGGCTGAGCAAGCACTACGTGACCCGCACGGGCGTGGTCAAAGCCCTTGATGGGGTGACCCTGGATGTGTTTCCTGGTGAGACCCTGGCGGTGGTGGGTGAGTCCGGCTCGGGCAAGACGACCCTGGCCAATCTGGTGCTGGGTGCTGAAGGGCCGACGAGTGGTAGTCTCAGGTTTCAAGGCCAGGAACTCGGTACAAACCGGGCCCTGGGTCTGCGCCGTCAGATTCAGTACGTCCAGCAAAATCCCATGACCACCCTGAATCCTCGTCGCACCATCTTTCAGAGCATTCAGGTCCCCCTACAGACTCACCGGGTGGGTTTGACGAACGATCATCGTAAGCGGGCGGCTGAGCTATTACAGGTAGTAGGGATGAGCCCGGAATACCTCGACCGCTTCCCCTCTGCTCTCTCTGGCGGCCAGAGGCAGCGGGTGGCTATTGCCCGAGCCCTGGCGGTCGAGCCAAAGCTGCTGGTGCTGGACGAGCCTACCAGTGCCCTGGACGTGAGCGTGCAGGCCAAGGTGCTGGCCCTGCTGATCGAGCTTCAGGCCCGATTCAGGCTCACTTATGTCTTTATCACTCACGACCTCTCGGTAGTGCGCAACATCGCGGATCGGGTGATGGTGATGTATCGAGGCAAGGTGGCCGAGATCGGCCCCACGGCTGAGCTCTTTCGTGACCCCGAGCACCCCTATACCCGCATGCTCATTTCCTCGATTCCGGTTGTCTCTGAGGAAGAAGAAGCACTCAAGCCGCAGTGGCCCTGGGAGCGAAACCTGGCTCTCGATAGCGCTGCGGTCTCACAGGGCTGTCCTTTTGCCCCCCGCTGTCCATTTGCCGAGCAAGCCTGCTGGGCGCAGCTCCCGCCGCTCACTATGGTCCGCGAGGATCACTACTCGGCTTGCCACATGGTGAGCGGAGAGATCCCCAACAAGCTGGTCAAGACATGA
- a CDS encoding ABC transporter ATP-binding protein, which produces MAALLRISDLHLHFKLFEGISYVLKGVNLEVGRGERVALVGESGCGKSVTLRLILGLVRQNNAQIKGHIEFDGLDLLHSPAAKLRELRGRRISPIFQDPMASLNPTFTIFDQMSAVIRRGGKARRRAEVFELARSALRQVAITDPERVLGAYPFQLSGGLNQRVLIAMALVNQPDLILADEPGTALDVTVQEQTLRLMRRLTEETHSAVLLITHNLGVVREFAERVYVMYAGSVVEEGLTKQIFASPKHPYTRALLASVPKLSGGELPQGIEGFVPDYTKPPSGCRFHPRCPHVHAACQRDQPLRDLGNGHRVACVLYEEVSRA; this is translated from the coding sequence ATGGCAGCCTTGCTGCGAATTTCTGATCTCCATCTACACTTCAAACTTTTTGAAGGGATCTCCTACGTGCTCAAGGGGGTGAACCTCGAGGTTGGCCGGGGCGAGCGGGTAGCTTTGGTGGGAGAGTCTGGATGTGGCAAGTCGGTCACTTTGCGGCTCATCTTGGGGTTGGTACGGCAAAACAACGCACAAATTAAAGGTCACATTGAATTTGACGGACTGGATCTGCTTCATAGCCCAGCGGCCAAGCTGCGGGAACTGCGGGGACGACGCATTAGCCCTATTTTCCAGGACCCCATGGCTTCCTTGAACCCCACGTTTACCATCTTCGACCAGATGAGTGCGGTGATCCGCCGCGGAGGCAAAGCCCGCCGCCGGGCCGAGGTTTTCGAACTGGCCCGCTCGGCTTTGCGGCAGGTTGCCATCACCGACCCAGAGCGAGTGTTGGGGGCCTATCCCTTTCAGCTCTCGGGGGGTCTTAACCAGCGTGTGTTGATTGCCATGGCTTTGGTAAACCAGCCAGACCTGATCCTGGCTGACGAGCCTGGCACTGCGCTCGATGTGACGGTACAGGAGCAGACGCTACGGCTCATGCGACGGCTTACTGAGGAGACCCACTCGGCGGTACTGCTGATTACCCATAACTTAGGGGTGGTGCGCGAGTTTGCCGAAAGAGTGTATGTGATGTATGCCGGAAGCGTGGTAGAGGAGGGGCTAACCAAGCAAATCTTCGCTAGCCCCAAACATCCTTATACCCGGGCTCTCCTAGCCTCAGTTCCCAAGCTGAGTGGGGGAGAACTTCCTCAGGGTATCGAGGGATTTGTGCCTGATTACACCAAACCGCCCTCCGGATGCCGCTTTCATCCGCGCTGCCCCCACGTCCACGCCGCTTGTCAGCGAGATCAGCCCCTGCGTGACCTGGGCAACGGTCATCGCGTGGCCTGTGTCCTTTATGAAGAGGTGAGCCGTGCCTGA
- a CDS encoding ABC transporter permease, with the protein MTNFFAYLGHRLLTSIGVLLGVSILIFVIARVIPGDPARIALGPMATQEQVQNLRKELYLDRPLPLQYLEFVKRLVQGDLGMSLYTKRAVTTDLAEFFPATLELVLVGGLMMVLVGLPLGILAAYYRNRWPDNLARVFALLGVVTPNFVWAIFLVLFFAYWVSVLPVAGRLGDAFLPPPRISGMITLDALLAGQWATFWDALKHMILPATALAMAGLGQAARLTRANMLDTYGKPYIEMARAFGLRESTIAFKYALRPAMIPTLTILGLDLAAMLGGAFLVEAVFNWPGMARYAVQAIIRKDLNAIVGTTLVIAAFFLLINIVVDLVVGYVNPRIRYRQGDH; encoded by the coding sequence GTGACGAACTTTTTTGCCTATCTCGGCCATCGCCTGCTTACCTCAATAGGGGTGCTCCTCGGGGTATCGATTCTGATCTTCGTGATCGCCCGGGTGATCCCTGGAGATCCTGCCCGGATCGCTTTGGGGCCAATGGCCACGCAAGAGCAGGTGCAAAATCTGCGAAAAGAGCTTTATCTGGATCGACCTTTGCCACTGCAGTACTTAGAGTTCGTCAAACGTTTGGTTCAGGGTGACTTGGGCATGTCGCTCTACACCAAGCGGGCGGTCACTACTGACCTCGCTGAGTTCTTCCCAGCCACGTTAGAACTAGTGCTGGTTGGCGGGTTAATGATGGTACTGGTGGGATTGCCGCTGGGTATCCTGGCTGCCTATTACCGCAACCGTTGGCCTGACAATTTGGCTCGGGTTTTCGCCTTGCTAGGGGTAGTTACACCGAACTTTGTGTGGGCTATTTTCCTGGTGTTGTTTTTTGCTTATTGGGTTTCGGTATTGCCAGTCGCGGGTCGGTTGGGTGACGCTTTCCTACCGCCGCCACGGATCAGTGGGATGATTACGCTGGACGCTTTGCTGGCGGGGCAGTGGGCTACATTCTGGGATGCACTCAAACACATGATTTTGCCCGCGACTGCCCTGGCTATGGCTGGGTTGGGCCAAGCTGCGCGGCTTACCCGGGCTAACATGCTCGACACCTATGGAAAGCCCTACATTGAAATGGCTCGGGCTTTTGGTCTTCGTGAGTCTACAATTGCCTTTAAGTATGCTTTACGTCCAGCGATGATCCCCACCCTTACCATCCTTGGACTAGATCTGGCAGCCATGTTGGGAGGGGCCTTCTTAGTGGAGGCGGTATTTAACTGGCCGGGCATGGCCCGCTATGCGGTACAAGCTATCATTCGCAAGGATCTGAATGCCATCGTTGGCACTACCCTGGTGATTGCGGCTTTCTTTTTGCTCATCAATATAGTGGTGGATCTGGTGGTGGGCTATGTGAACCCCCGCATTCGCTATCGTCAGGGGGATCACTGA
- a CDS encoding hydantoinase/oxoprolinase family protein, with protein sequence MKPSIIRAASDVGGTFTDLVYFYTDPATGRQEIVTAKSDTTPPNFEQGVMNVIHKVGLTLSDIDFLAHGTTVVINALTERKGVKTALITTQGFRDVLEIARGNRPDFFNLFYKKPEPFVPRYLRREVPGRLSPQGEERQPLDLSGLPGILEDFKKEGVQAIAICLLHSYANPAHEQRVLERMRELWPEVAVVASHQITREWREYERSSTAVLSAYVQPIAERYLSRLEQGSKAEGFAGQLYIMQSNCGVDSTERVKQIPITMVESGPASGFWGAAELGRLIGESNVLALDIGGTTAKCSLIEGGHVKIISDYWIERSQKSAGYPIMVPVVDLVEIGNGGGSIAWVDDFGKLHVGPQSAGAVPGPAAYGRGGENATTTDANLALGRINKDFFCGGEIKADVEAMNRALDRIAAQLGVTREEAARGIVRIANNNMVNALKLVSVNRGYDPRDFTLVAFGGGGAMHAVALASELGMRKVVIPRAADVFSAWGMLMSDLRRDFFVTRIVSLRPENAGAINTLLEEVTANALKQFATEQIGAEQVRFLRYAKLRYENQEHAVEIPLPEGPIEAGTIAMIADTFHQSYEREYTYRLHAPIEFVGTHVVAFAAVGKLEPAKLPVTGRSLGDAKKGQREVDFALEGIHLSDIYDGHLLEPGMSFSGPAIIETRGTTMVIHPGNRVRVDDYGNVHITLQQNV encoded by the coding sequence ATGAAACCATCGATCATTCGCGCGGCTAGCGATGTTGGAGGCACTTTCACCGATCTGGTGTATTTCTACACCGACCCTGCCACGGGCCGCCAGGAGATCGTCACCGCTAAGTCCGACACCACCCCGCCCAATTTTGAGCAGGGGGTGATGAACGTGATTCACAAGGTGGGCCTTACGCTGAGCGACATCGACTTCTTGGCCCACGGTACCACCGTGGTGATCAATGCCCTGACCGAGCGTAAGGGCGTCAAGACCGCCCTCATCACCACTCAGGGGTTTCGCGACGTGCTCGAGATTGCCCGGGGCAACCGCCCGGATTTCTTCAACCTCTTCTACAAGAAACCCGAACCCTTTGTACCGCGTTACCTGCGCCGGGAAGTGCCGGGCCGCCTCTCTCCTCAAGGGGAAGAGCGCCAGCCGCTCGACTTGAGCGGATTGCCGGGGATTCTCGAGGACTTCAAGAAGGAGGGAGTGCAGGCGATTGCCATCTGCCTGCTGCATTCCTACGCCAACCCTGCCCACGAGCAGAGGGTGCTGGAGCGAATGCGCGAACTCTGGCCCGAGGTCGCGGTGGTGGCGTCCCATCAAATTACACGGGAATGGCGGGAGTATGAGCGCAGCAGCACTGCGGTGCTGTCAGCCTACGTTCAGCCCATTGCCGAGCGCTATCTGAGCCGCCTCGAGCAAGGCAGCAAGGCGGAGGGTTTCGCTGGACAACTCTACATTATGCAGTCCAACTGTGGCGTGGACTCTACCGAGCGGGTCAAGCAGATCCCAATTACCATGGTGGAATCTGGCCCGGCTAGCGGCTTTTGGGGAGCGGCTGAACTTGGCCGCTTGATTGGTGAGTCCAATGTGTTGGCCCTGGATATTGGTGGCACCACTGCCAAGTGCTCCCTGATCGAGGGCGGTCACGTCAAGATCATCTCTGATTACTGGATCGAGCGCAGCCAGAAATCGGCGGGCTATCCCATCATGGTTCCGGTGGTGGATCTGGTAGAAATCGGCAACGGTGGAGGGAGCATCGCCTGGGTGGATGATTTCGGCAAGCTTCACGTGGGACCTCAGTCTGCCGGGGCCGTACCTGGGCCAGCAGCGTATGGTCGGGGCGGGGAAAACGCCACTACGACCGATGCTAACCTGGCTCTGGGCCGGATCAACAAAGACTTTTTCTGTGGCGGCGAGATCAAGGCTGACGTGGAGGCCATGAACCGGGCGCTCGACCGGATTGCAGCTCAATTGGGGGTCACGCGAGAGGAAGCCGCCCGTGGCATTGTTCGCATCGCCAACAACAACATGGTCAATGCCCTCAAGCTGGTCTCGGTGAACCGGGGCTACGATCCTCGGGATTTCACGCTGGTGGCCTTCGGCGGTGGCGGTGCCATGCACGCCGTGGCCCTGGCGAGCGAACTGGGGATGCGCAAAGTCGTCATCCCTCGGGCTGCTGACGTTTTCTCGGCCTGGGGCATGCTGATGAGCGACCTGCGGCGGGATTTCTTCGTCACCCGCATTGTAAGTCTGCGCCCGGAAAATGCAGGCGCCATAAACACCTTGCTGGAAGAGGTGACCGCCAACGCACTCAAGCAATTCGCTACCGAGCAGATTGGGGCTGAGCAGGTGCGTTTCCTGCGATATGCCAAGCTGCGCTACGAGAACCAGGAGCACGCTGTCGAGATCCCGCTCCCCGAAGGTCCTATAGAGGCTGGTACTATCGCCATGATCGCTGATACGTTTCACCAGTCCTATGAGCGTGAGTACACCTATCGGCTCCACGCCCCCATCGAGTTCGTGGGAACCCACGTGGTGGCTTTCGCTGCTGTAGGCAAGCTGGAGCCAGCCAAGCTTCCAGTAACCGGCCGCAGCCTGGGGGATGCCAAAAAGGGTCAGCGCGAGGTGGACTTCGCCTTAGAAGGAATCCACCTCTCGGATATCTATGATGGACACCTGCTTGAGCCGGGTATGAGCTTCTCTGGTCCGGCCATCATCGAGACTCGCGGGACCACCATGGTGATCCACCCCGGCAACCGTGTGCGGGTGGATGATTATGGCAATGTGCACATCACCCTTCAGCAGAACGTTTGA
- a CDS encoding ABC transporter substrate-binding protein yields MKKAIWLVALVVLASFSLAQQRVLRLDNSAPGELDPHKANDYSGSVLAYNLYDTLVMPDPEKGVKPHLATAWTISNGGKTYTFTLRRGVKFHDGSELQADDVVFSYERVKALNQGFAFLFSQWVSSVKAINPYTVQFNLSGVYAPFLATLVRLPVVNKDLVLKNKKEGKFGENGDYGQAFLSSNDAGSGAYKVVSHNPQELTVMEKFKDYFLGFSPKAPDIVRQRYSLESSTMRTLMVRKEHDISSQWHPQEVFKALAAQPGIELITEGGSGSLLLKLNTQRAPTDDVNFRKAMALAFDYEALRSTLKITDTVSSGKPARGPLPAGVPGYDASLPFPKRDLAAAKAALAKSKYANQLGSVVIDMAWVAEVPAEEKMALLFQQNMAELGVKVNITKVPWTALTERFAKPETTPNIYPLFTGLNYPDPDGLLYVMYSSKAAGTFWSSSWLRDAQVDRLLDEARATSDNSKRMEMYKQVQKRVVDLQTDIFGYDNLAVFAKQANIKVPTLEDESKSVSTTGANWLFRLIEVN; encoded by the coding sequence ATGAAGAAAGCAATTTGGTTGGTGGCCCTGGTAGTGCTAGCGAGCTTTAGTTTGGCGCAGCAGCGGGTGCTGCGGCTAGATAATTCAGCTCCAGGCGAACTTGATCCACACAAAGCCAACGACTACTCCGGCTCGGTGCTGGCCTATAACCTCTATGACACGTTGGTAATGCCAGATCCGGAAAAGGGGGTGAAGCCTCACTTGGCTACGGCGTGGACGATATCCAATGGAGGGAAGACCTACACCTTCACCCTGCGTCGGGGGGTCAAGTTCCACGATGGCAGCGAACTCCAGGCTGATGATGTAGTTTTTAGTTACGAGCGGGTTAAAGCTTTGAACCAGGGCTTTGCTTTTTTGTTTTCGCAATGGGTGTCCTCGGTAAAGGCAATTAACCCCTATACTGTACAGTTCAACCTATCAGGGGTTTATGCGCCTTTTCTGGCCACCTTAGTGCGCCTTCCGGTGGTCAACAAGGACCTGGTGCTGAAAAACAAGAAGGAGGGCAAGTTTGGGGAGAATGGCGACTATGGACAAGCCTTTCTCTCTAGCAACGACGCCGGTTCGGGGGCCTACAAGGTAGTCTCCCATAATCCCCAAGAGCTTACCGTGATGGAGAAGTTCAAGGATTATTTCCTGGGCTTTTCTCCTAAGGCTCCGGATATTGTGCGGCAGCGGTACTCTCTTGAATCTTCCACTATGCGTACCCTCATGGTCCGCAAAGAGCATGATATCTCCAGCCAATGGCATCCCCAGGAGGTTTTCAAGGCGCTGGCTGCCCAACCCGGGATCGAGCTAATCACTGAGGGTGGATCGGGCTCGTTGCTCCTTAAGCTCAACACTCAGCGGGCCCCCACCGACGATGTTAACTTCCGCAAGGCCATGGCCCTGGCTTTTGACTACGAAGCTTTGCGGAGCACGCTAAAGATCACCGATACAGTCTCAAGCGGTAAACCTGCCCGTGGCCCTCTACCGGCGGGAGTTCCCGGTTATGACGCTTCCCTTCCTTTTCCTAAGCGTGACTTGGCTGCGGCTAAGGCGGCATTGGCCAAGTCCAAGTACGCGAACCAACTCGGCAGTGTAGTGATCGATATGGCCTGGGTAGCTGAGGTTCCCGCTGAGGAGAAGATGGCGTTATTGTTCCAGCAGAACATGGCTGAACTGGGCGTGAAGGTCAACATCACCAAGGTGCCCTGGACCGCTCTTACCGAGCGCTTTGCTAAACCTGAAACCACGCCCAACATTTATCCGCTTTTCACTGGCCTCAACTACCCCGATCCCGATGGCCTGCTGTACGTGATGTACAGCTCTAAAGCCGCCGGTACTTTCTGGTCGTCGAGTTGGCTCAGGGACGCCCAGGTTGACAGACTACTTGATGAGGCCCGGGCCACCTCGGATAACAGCAAGCGCATGGAGATGTACAAGCAAGTGCAAAAGCGCGTGGTGGATCTGCAAACCGATATCTTCGGCTACGACAACCTGGCCGTGTTCGCCAAACAAGCCAACATTAAGGTGCCTACCCTGGAGGATGAGTCTAAGTCTGTCTCTACTACCGGTGCCAACTGGCTCTTCCGACTGATCGAGGTGAACTAG
- a CDS encoding helix-turn-helix domain-containing protein codes for MELSELILARRMQLRLTLTELSKRTGLSVPFLSQVEKGVRGLSLTSLKSIAEGLGVSMNYFLDTHDQDERVRSIDDLHFFSLDGSKIRYARLGSTSKGRELEPLYVVIPPRYDSKEISKHPGEEFFFVLKGKLTVQVGKKTYHLGPGNTIHYKSGLRHGWRNDGDEEVHLISVTSMPLL; via the coding sequence ATGGAGCTATCCGAGCTGATTCTCGCGCGGCGCATGCAGCTGCGATTGACTCTCACAGAGCTATCCAAGCGTACAGGCTTATCAGTGCCGTTTTTGTCTCAGGTAGAGAAAGGTGTTAGGGGATTGTCTTTGACTTCCTTAAAGAGCATTGCTGAAGGGCTCGGCGTGAGCATGAACTACTTCCTCGATACCCACGACCAGGATGAGCGGGTACGCTCCATAGACGACCTGCATTTCTTCAGCCTCGATGGTTCGAAGATCCGCTATGCCCGGCTGGGTTCAACCTCTAAAGGCCGTGAGTTGGAGCCTCTGTACGTGGTGATTCCTCCTAGGTATGACAGCAAGGAGATATCTAAACATCCGGGGGAGGAGTTCTTCTTCGTCCTGAAAGGCAAGCTCACTGTGCAGGTGGGTAAGAAAACCTATCACCTGGGGCCAGGCAACACTATCCATTACAAGTCGGGACTGCGCCATGGCTGGCGAAACGATGGCGATGAAGAGGTTCACCTGATCTCGGTTACCAGTATGCCGCTTCTATAG